From one Phocoena sinus isolate mPhoSin1 chromosome 4, mPhoSin1.pri, whole genome shotgun sequence genomic stretch:
- the LOC116753172 gene encoding translation initiation factor IF-2-like, with protein sequence MGVGGCGGCRARPETRRSFPGGRGGVGLPRRRLLPLVPPPPPELRLPRNGRLKGRERRGARGRGRRESLSARRSRRPQSGGVPGRPGRPTREPAATRARIQPQLSGRACGARGLGGPRVAAAAARRRRRGACAARAGRRGGEGPARLPSTHPGFSPWRWSLGDRRRHWARWSPSRAEPESPPPPPPPLPGSLPARRPGCGGQRAAGARADEGRALRSAPETGPSAARPARCTSLHPTLAPISTPSRSAAPQLRSTWRKEEEGTLLQIPHAAPLLIYLISSRRQPYFFSTHWQKTPKLRSNFSKKREAKRASED encoded by the exons ATGGGCGTTGGGGGCTGCGGTGGCTGTCGAGCACGGCCCGAGACCAGGCGCAGCTTCCCGGGCGGGCGCGGCGGCGTCGGACTTCCGAGGCGGCGGCTTCTGCCTCtggtgccgccgccgccgccggagcTGCGGCTGCCGCGGAA TGGGCGtttaaaggggagagagaggcgAGGAGCGA ggggaaggggccgGCGGGAGTCGCTCTCTGCTAGGCGGTCTCGGCGCCCGCAGTCTGGAGGCGTACCGGGGCGGCCGGGGCGCCCCACGCGGGAGCCCGCAGCAACCCGGGCGCGCATCCAGCCACAGCTCTCGGGCCGGGCATGCGGCGCCCGGGGGCTCGGCGGACCCCGCgtagccgccgccgccgcccgccgccgccgccgaggaGCGTGTGCGGCGCGAGCTGGCCGGCGGGGCGGCGAGGGCCCGGCCCGCCTCCCCAGCACCCACCCCGGCTTCTCCCCCTGGCGGTGGAGCCTCGGCGACCGCCGGCGACACTGGGCGCGCTGGAGCCCGAGCCGAGCCGAGCCCgagtcgccgccgccgccgccgccgccgctcccaGGCTCCCTCCCAGCGCGCCGGCCCGGGTGTGGGGGGCAGCGGGCCGCAGGGGCGCGGGCGGACGAGGGGCGCGCGCTGCGATCGGCCCCGGAGACCGGACCCTCGGCCGCGAGG ccTGCTCGGTGCACCTCTCTTCACCCCACCCTCGCCCCGATCAGCACCCCATCCAGGAGCGCTGCACCCCAACTGCGGAGCACGTGgcggaaagaggaggaggggaccCTCTTGCAGATCCCCCACGCCGCGCCCCTGCTCATTTATTTAATATCCTCCCGTCGGCAGCCGTACTTCTTTTCAACCCATTGGCAAAAGACGCCTAAACTGAGGTCCAATTTCTCCAAAAAGCGGGAAGCAAAAAGGGcaagtgaggattaa